The sequence below is a genomic window from Cygnus olor isolate bCygOlo1 chromosome 7, bCygOlo1.pri.v2, whole genome shotgun sequence.
ggggtaatggttttaatcTAAGAGatggtagatttagattaggtattaggaagaaattctttactcagagggtggttaggcactggaacaggctgcctacAGAAACagtggatgctccatccctgttTGGAGTCCTGtatctagtggagtccctcaagggTCGGTCCTGGGACCAGTGTCGTTTAATATATTCATTGAcaacttggatgagggaatggagtgcaccggcagcaagtttgctgatgacactgaactgggaggagtggctgacacgccagaaggctgtgctgccatccagcgTTCTGCTGGATGAATTGGGCGGGGAGAAACTGAATGAAATATAAAgagggcaagtgtagagtcctgcatctgggcaagaaaAAACCCAGACACCAGTGTAGgttggggactgccctgctggagagcagtgaaggggagagggacctgggggtcctggtggacagctggatgaccatgagccagcactgtgcccttgtggccaagaaggctgatggcatcctggggtgtatctGAAGGGGTGTGGTCAGTAGGTtgagagaggttctcctccccctctactctgtcctggtgagaccacatctagaatattgcatccagttctgggcccctcagttcaagaaggacagggaactgtttgagagagtccagtgcagagccacgaggatgattaagggagtggagcatctcccttatgaggaaaggctgagggagctgtgtCTCTTTAGCCTTTTTTAcgaggagactgaggggtgaccaTATGAACgtttatatttacaaatatgtaAAGGGggagtgtcaggaggatggagtcaggctcttctcggtgacacccaatgataggacaaggggcaatggatgcaagctggaacataggaggttccgcttaaatatgagacgaaacttttttacagtgagggtgacagcactggaacaggctgcccaggagggttgtggagtctccttctctggagactttcaaaacccgcctgggTGCGGtcctgtgtgacatgatttaggtATTCCTGCTCTGGCACGGGgactggactagatgatctttcaaagTCCCTTTCAATccctaatattctgtgattctccaaCCACATTTCCCTTCTTGTTCCATAGGACCACAGCATGGATCCTATCGGTGCTGCATCCACCATGGCTCATGAGATGGGACACAACCTAGGGATGTCTCATGATGAAGATATTGTTGGCTGCCACTGTCCTGTCATCAAAGATCAAGGAGGATGTGTTATGGCAGCGAAGATCAGGTGAGTggagaaaatgtgaagaaagaGTGAAGAGTAGCCCTGGGCAGCAGATATTTCTAGATGTCCTGATGAGAGCTGGCGTGAAGCCTGGGAGACTGTCAGGTCTGGGAGAACATTCACCGCTTTGTTAACTGACCTTTGCTGGGTGGGAAGGCCTGCAAGTGCTCCGCTGTGCTCACTACTGCCTGGTTTTGTGCCCCTTCAGCCTGACTTATCCCAGgctcttcagcagctgcagtgagcaGGACATGTGGCAGTTCCTCAAGGACCCCAGGACCAGCTGCCTGCTGAACGTCCCCCGGGCGGATGAGCTGTACGGGGAGCCAGTGTGTGGGAACCGGTTTGTAGAGCGGGGAGAGCAGTGCGACTGCGGAAGGCCAGAGGTACAGCCTGGGCGCTCAGGAAGGAATGGGGTGGCTGGGACCTGAAACCCCCTCACTCAGACTCAGAGAGGGTTGTGCAAGCTTCCTCCCTGCCTTTGGGCTTTGCAAGACCTCCTGACTCATCTTCCCTGTGCTCCTTATGTTCATGCCAAAAAATAGCTTGGGGAAGGCATTTGTTAACTGAGATGTGTGCTCCCCACCCCTCATGTAGCTGGCTGTAGTTTTAGCAGGAGCATTCCTAGGAAAGGCATCCCCAGAGAAACATCCCCCAGCATGTCCTCAGGAGAGATGGCCTAAGAAAGGGGACATCAGTGCGCATTGTCCTCGCCAGAGGTGTGTTTAGCTGTTCCTCATCCCAGTGCAACACAGTGGGAAGTTTTGTCACAAACTGCCAGGGGACATCTCCTGTGCTGGGACCTGTGGGGAGGAACCCATTGCCTTCCTCATGCAGTGAGCACAGAGATCCTCCGTGTCATTCTTGGAGATTTGCGAAGGGTGCTACCTTTCCAGGGGCCCAGGTCATGTCTGTTTTCCTCCAGACTCCACATCTtatgaaaaatcttttgtaGTCTTCTGGTTTTATGGTGGTAATGGGGGTAAAGACGCTGCAGGAACAGTTCACACCCACAGTGCAGGGCCCCAGTGCTGAGTTTTGGACCAGGATGTTGCTGTGCTTTTGCCCCATGGTTCAACCTGGAGCCATTTTATGCCTATGATGGTTACACTGCCCTAGTAACTTGGCAGCCCcccaaaaagaaggaaagagtcTTTTGGGGGCATTTGGGAGAGTTTCAGCCCCTTCCTCTTTTGGAAGGCTTTTGCTGCTCTCTCTGCAGTATGGGTTCGTGGCAATGGTGGTTTTCTCTTGGGAGCTTGCAGCTAAAGCAAAGCTGAGACTTGTCAGTCCTGTGGTAATGGGAGGCCCCATGCAGCCTTGGTCCTTGGTCCCACCCACACAGGCCCCAtgcagcttctcctcctccagccaccTTGGACTCTGCTGTCTCAAAACCAAGCCATTTTTGGCTGTGTCTCACAGGAGTGCTTTGATCGCTGCTGCAACGCCACCACCTGCCAGCTGAGAGAGGGGGCCAAGTGCGCACAAGGTGACTGCTGCCAGGACTGCAAGGTACCGTGCAGGGATGGAGACCTGGTGGAGGCCTAGTGTTTGGCTAGGGCATCACGCCCactctcccccaccccccactcCAACTCCTCAGGAGCTTTGTGGCAGAGGCAATGCATGCCTACGGCTGCCAAAGGGCCTGGAggacctctgctgctgcccagtgTAAGAAATGCCTTGATATGAAGGGACAGGACAGTAAAAAGACCCTGGGGCAAGCccaaactaaaagcaaaacacaaggtGCTGCATGGGGGGAAGTACTTAAGTACAGGAACAGCTGGTCTGGTGGTATGTCCCCTTCCTGTGCAGTAGCTCAGTCAAAAGCAAATACCTTTGTACCGTCTTTGGCACAGATCTGTCTATGGCACAAGCCACCGTGTCTGGATCCCCCTTTCTGGAGGTGCAGAGAGATGCTTTACAGACCTGGGTGCTGACAGGCTCTGGCCTGGATCAGGGCAATGGGATGTGGTGCCCATGTGGCTCCTAACAGCCTTCTTTCTGCACAGGTGAAGGCTGCCGGCACAATATGCCGGGCCAGCAAGAATGACTGTGACCTTCCCGAGCACTGCACTGGCCTCAGCTCCGAGTGCCCGGAGGATGTCTTCCAGGAAAACGGCATCCCCTGCCAGAGTGGCAGTGGCTACTGCTACAACGGGGCCTGCCCCTCGCATGCTGAGCAGTGCCGTGTGCTCTGGGGCGCAGGTagctttcccctctccccccacctcgGGAGAGGGCTGGTGGTGGGGCAGGCAGTTCTTAGTGTCGGGGATGGCCGGTGGTAGCTGCCCTCATgttgctgccagctgctgttggCTTGCTGCAGGCTCTGGCTCCATGTGatccttctgctctgtgcctcccGCAGCAGCCCGAGTAGCTCCCGATGAATGCTTTAAGCAGAACAGCAGGCAAGACCTCAAACTTCACTGCCTGACTGAGTCTGGGAAgaggccctgcagccccaagTAAGGAGCAGGGAGCCTGTTTTCAGTTCTGACCCTGGGGAGCAAGCAAAGCTCCTCAGGGctcacagctgctctgctgacagGGATGTGAAGTGCGGCACACTGCTGTGCACGAGTGACACCACCAGTCCTGTCCTTGGCAGCGGCTTCTTCACTCTCTCCTTTGGCCAATTCAAGTGCAAAGCAGCTCTCGACAGCAACGATGGCAACGAGTTGGTGGCTAACCTCAGGCTGGTGCCCACTGGCACCAAGTGTGGGGAGGAGATGGTGAGTGCCCAGGGGATGTGCTGGGGCAGTGGGAGGTGACTCCCAGCCATGGGGCTGTGCTCAGagcctcccacccacccccaggTCTGCTACGCTGGGCGCTGCCAGAACCTTCTGGTCTATGGCAAGAAGAACTGCTCAGCAAAGTGTAACAGCCACGGGGTAGGTTGTGCTTCCATGCTCCCCATGGCTGCAGCTAGCAGGGCTCTCCATCTCCAAGCAGCTTGGGTGGTAGTCCCTGCCGTTCACTTTGCCTCCTTGCCTTGACTCTGCCCTCCCTGGTTTCAGGTGTGCAATCACAAGCGGGAGTGCCACTGTGAGCCAGGGTGGGCACCACCATACTGCCAGCACAAGGTTTTGGAGCTCACACCAGGTAGGGCACCTTGTACACGCAGCCAGCATCATCTCTCTCAGCTTTGTGCTTGTGCCAAGGTGGGAGCGTGAGATGAGGTCAGTGTCTTGCCGCCatgctggccacccctctgccCCCGTGCGGCATTCTTGGCGTTGGGGTGCCTGTCCCAGTGCCAACTGTGTCTTTGCAGGGGGCAGCAGCATGgtcctggctgctgtgctgtccGTGCTGGCACTCTCCAGCATCCTGCTCGGCGGAGGTGTTGTTCTGCTCAGAGGCAGAGGGATGAGGTACTTCCAGAAGGGGTAAGAAGGCCTGCAGCAGGGTTAAGCTACAAGCACACAGGCCGAGCTCAGGACAagctcagggctggggggcCGCAGCAGCCCATGTTGCCTGTCGGTCCTTTGCCTCACAGGACCTCCAGCAGAACCACCACTGGCCTCACCAACCCGGGCTTTCAGGAGGGGAGCCGGCTGCAGCCTCCCGGCAGCCAGCTGTCCCACCGTGACATCAGCAGCCCCAatctgctcagcaccacagcgGCCCCACGCAGCACCCGGCCCCTGGTGCCCAGCCGCCCGGTCCCGCAGGTAGGAGTGCAGCTTGAAGCCCTGGGGTGGGAGTTGCAGTGGACCTGGGCTCCGGCTCATCCACATCCCTCTGCTGGGTGTGATGTCCCTGCCTGGTGGACAGCACCATCCCCACTCCCCGGGGCAGCTGTTCCTCTGCCCTGAAGTCTGGCTGCTGTCCCTCACACAGGTCCCTTCCCAGCAGCCAGAAGGACTCAAgtctctcctctcctgtccccAGGAGAGGCCAAAGCCACCCAGGAAGCCTCTGCCAGCCCTAAAGAGGAAGGAGGTAGGTGCCCCCAGTACAGCACTGGTGCTGGGATGGAGTGGGGGCTGgtgcctggggagcagggcagcgcAGGCTCACCTACAGGGAGTCCACCTCACCTTTGCCTCTTGCACTTCTGCCCAGCCCTGCGGTGTGGTGGCAGGAGCACCGTCACCATCACCACCAGTGCCTCCTACTAAGCCTCTGACCCTCTCGTCTCAGCCATGTTCATCCCTGGTCCTGCCCCAGGTGAGCTGTGCCCAGTGCCCCCCAATACCCAGTGTCATTTCTGTCCCCTACCAGCAGCAAGAGGCCCCACAGGGACCTTGCCAATCCACCCCCCAATACCCCCTCGTTGTTGCAGCTGGACATCCCCCCCAAGGTGGCCCTGAAGCCGACAGCAGCCAGAAGGTGACCTGGGACGTGTCCGTCACTGCGGCAGAGGAGGTGTGGGTGCTGGCACTTTGGCAGGATGGCTGAGGGCCGCTGTGTCTTGTGTCACCGGTACTTGAATCGCTTGCTGGACCTCCCCGGACAGCATCCATGTTTACAGATATTCGAGTTGTGCCTTAACAGACTTTGTAGCTTTATGAATTGCCCAGACAGCCATGAGCTGGGGGCTCAGTGTCAGAGGGagaccagcagcagggacaaTGCTGACACCACTGTCCCCCCAggaacaccccccccccccccccaaacaatGCCCGTTTTTCTCCCCCAAGCCCCTCTTGGTGCCACTGATGGGACAGCTCTGATTTGGAGGCCAGCCTGGGTTGTTACGGGCTGTCCTgtgctctgggtgctgctgctttctccctACACATAGTGAATGTGTCGTTCCTCACATACCATCCCTGTTGAGGCCACAGTAAGGAGCTCTTGGCCCTAAACACACTGGGGTGGCACAATGGGGATGCTGCGTAGACCTGACACTGTAGCCAGGGACAGCCGCACCACACATCTTGCCAGGGGCTCCGGCAGGTCCGAGCCAGGCTTGGCTTCACTGTGGTGTCCCTCCCCACCAGGTTTTTAGCTCTGAAGTTACCACTCAAGCTACTGATCTCTTGAAATAAGATTTCCCCTGTGCGTTTTTACTGTGGCCGTTAATTTAAGATGATTACATGATCGCTTTGAGCCATTTGTTGTGAAATTGatcctcccccttttttttttacatcatttaGGCTGAGGGCTTTTATACAAATAAAGACTGAAGACAGTAGTGGCTTGGGGTGTCACATCATAgctttggggcaggagggggaacACATGATACACCACATCGTACCAGAGCCATGTGAGGACAGCTctgggctgcagggctcagTGCTAATTGTGCTTAGCAAGAAGGTGTGGATGGTGGGCAAGTGCAAAGTGCTAGAGCTGAATTGGATCCTGTGCCAGAGGTGCAGGGGCCAAGTGCCTTCTCCCAGTTGCAGGCAGTTAGATCAGCACGGTGGTCAAAAGAAAAGCCCATGGGTCCCTTACATCTCTGCCCAAGGACCCTGCCCCTGGGAAAGGTTCCATGCTAGATCCGTGTGAATCACATGGCTGCAGCATGTGtggcagcccagctcccaccccGAGCTCTGGGGGTGGAGGGTAGAGACAGAACAAGCTGTAAATACCATGTTCACTGCACAGCTCCACCATCCTGTGGCTCTCTTTGAGCTTGGCAAAGCTTGGGATGCTTGAGGGGCTTCCAGTGTTGCAGTCAACAGGAGACGCACCGGAGGCAGCATTACTGCTGTGTGAGCGGCAAAAAGCGACACCAGCTCTAAGACACACAAAGCCACCAAAGAAATGGtaacaaaatagttttattgtttttataaaaagaacaCAACACTGTGCATGTAAACTTGAACATATGTATAGTGCTTTTTATAAAGAAGGTGCCGATCCAGGAGCAAGCCCCTCTAGTCACAAGAGCATGCAGGCCCTtctgaacagagagaaaaaccaGTTCAAAGCCATGTTCCCCATTACATCCACGTTCTCACTCAGCCCTCCCAGCTGAGCAAGAAGCAAAGCCCATCCCAGGTGTCAAGGCCACGCTCATTCAGCTGCCAGCCATGGCACCTCACCCTCTGCACATCCACTCAGGCTTCTCCATCAAGTGGGGTTGGAGGCTTTTGTGCAGGGTACCGAGCATCATGCAGATATTGCTGCAGGATCGCAAACCCCAGGAGCATCGATCACCGGTCCACAAGACAAGGGGTGGAGGTGGCAGATGCACACCTGGCCAGATGGGGACAACATTTAGCCAGAGTGCCAGCCACTGGTGGCAagcccacacacacacctggaTGGCTGCAGGGGTAGGAGATGGCTCAACCCTTCCTGCACTAGCTACCCTTCTCCCTGTGTGGGGGTCTTACTGTAGCTATCTGCAAGCTGCCTTGGTGTCAGTTCGAGGTTGCCTGATGCCCTTGCTCCCCAGAACCTCCAGGCTAGCATAACCCACCCTTGTCTGCTCACCTGTGGCATGACCCCTGGGGTCTGACGCCAGCAGTAAGCAATGCCTAACCCCAGGCAATTCTGTAACCCCTCTAAGGACGGCCTCTGTTCACAGAAAGCCTGCATTCATCTCACAAGCCAACCAAATTGACAAGGAGAGGCCGTGTTTCTGCTGCAAAGCAACTGCTGCAAGCCAGCAACACTGAAGAGCTGAGATGTGACTCCACTAGCTCCTAAAAGGCCTTCCCACAGGGAAAAGGGGGTCCTGTAAATCCAACAGTACTTCCAGAAGCCACTCCAGTCACCACAGCCACAAAGCATGCTGCCACCCCACCTCTGGCCTGTACCCTTCCCCAGGGGCAGGCCCTGTCGGGTTTAGAAAGGCTAACTCTGTGCCTGCCTGTTCCTCTCCCATCACCAGCCATGGGATTTCAGCACCCTTCCTGCTTCCCCACCTCCACGAGGAGTCCTCAGGGCCCTCAGCAATCCCTGGCCATCAGCACCTTTccatctctgctctgcagcaggacgACACTGCTTGCCAAAGCCTTTGGCAGCAAAGAGACAAGCTCCCCCTGCAAAAGCTCTGCTTGGCAGTCCCCAGGCATTGCATCTGTACATTGCACAGAGGCATGCAACCCATGTGCCATGCACATGCATCCTGAAGCAGAGTAATAACTAGGCATTGGGAGTCTGCagatggaggaaagaaagggtCAAAATATCCCTGCTCTATTCCAGAGATGGATGAGAAGCAGCTGGGCAGGAACTGAGAAAGGGTAAGGCACCCTATGTTACAGAACTTCCTCAGAGGGTGACACCACCATCCTTTCAGCCAACGAAGCTAAACAGCATAAGCAAAATAGCACCGGAAGGACTGACGCACACACAACTACCTGGGGAGATCATTAGCAGACATGTTCATGTTGTTCATTCTGGATTGAATGCTCCACCAAGGCAAAAGCTAAGTAAGTTCCTTCCCTTGCCAGAAGACTGTAGATGGTGCTATGGACAGAAAAGCAGGAACGTACAGATATCCAAGGCACGTGGAGGAGAGGTGGTCTCTGAACATGCAGTGGGTTAAGAGGCAGACAGCACTGCAAGCAGGGGCATGGCCTTCTGGCTCAGGTCTTTGCCAGTGGCTTCTCCAGACATCATCTTCTGAGACTGTCACAGAACACAACAAGAAAGAGGTTCTAGAAACAAGCACATCCTCATAGGCAAAGGGGAgcatggaagaaaagaggaaagcagatTATACAAGCAGATTTCATCCCCCACAAGGAAATTCACCTTTGCTGCATGCCTCTTCTCTCACCCTAAAGTGATACACAGGGAGCAGGGAAATGGGTACATCACAACACATGCCAGGGGAGGAGGTCATCCCGCCAGCATCGCTGATGAGTCAAAAGCCTGGGAGGCAGCAAAGCCCAGCCAGTGCCTGCGGGACTGGAGACAGACTCCCCACTGCAGCTGGTCAAGGATGTACAAGGCAGGTCCAGCTTCTTGGAGTGATGAATGCTGCTCTGGGGAGTGGCAATGCCCTGCCAGCTTTGCAGCTGAGGAATCaatctgctgcagagcagggtcaACTGCACAAGT
It includes:
- the ADAM8 gene encoding disintegrin and metalloproteinase domain-containing protein 8 isoform X4; the protein is MVPTLVLLRLLGLLLLLGHGVSSGPEEELAHVEQYEMVMPRRVLEPRGKRDLSASPSTYLDHVLYSIQAEGRDYLLHLEKNKELLGQHYTETHYLADGTEITEKPDVQDHCFYQGHVVGYTDSAASISTCGGLSGFFQVNETTFLLKPLEEDEAGWHAVYRAAHLRTKRGACQEAGATLEYDHDPKIAAPMKLYRWKSAQLHKGPRYVELVLVVDNEEFRKYKDLRRVQNRMKEIVNHVDKLYQPLGLRVALIGLEVWSNRDKITVSRNAEVTLENFLRWRETELLKRKQHDNAQLITGVDFHDTTVGLAKKLAMCTRDSGGVNQDHSMDPIGAASTMAHEMGHNLGMSHDEDIVGCHCPVIKDQGGCVMAAKISLTYPRLFSSCSEQDMWQFLKDPRTSCLLNVPRADELYGEPVCGNRFVERGEQCDCGRPEECFDRCCNATTCQLREGAKCAQGDCCQDCKVKAAGTICRASKNDCDLPEHCTGLSSECPEDVFQENGIPCQSGSGYCYNGACPSHAEQCRVLWGAAARVAPDECFKQNSRQDLKLHCLTESGKRPCSPKDVKCGTLLCTSDTTSPVLGSGFFTLSFGQFKCKAALDSNDGNELVANLRLVPTGTKCGEEMVCYAGRCQNLLVYGKKNCSAKCNSHGVCNHKRECHCEPGWAPPYCQHKVLELTPGGSSMVLAAVLSVLALSSILLGGGVVLLRGRGMRYFQKGTSSRTTTGLTNPGFQEGSRLQPPGSQLSHRDISSPNLLSTTAAPRSTRPLVPSRPVPQERPKPPRKPLPALKRKEPCGVVAGAPSPSPPVPPTKPLTLSSQPCSSLVLPQLDIPPKVALKPTAARR
- the ADAM8 gene encoding disintegrin and metalloproteinase domain-containing protein 8 isoform X2 is translated as MVPTLVLLRLLGLLLLLGHGVSSGPEEELAHVEQYEMVMPRRVLEPRGKRDLSASPSTYLDHVLYSIQAEGRDYLLHLEKNKELLGQHYTETHYLADGTEITEKPDVQDHCFYQGHVVGYTDSAASISTCGGLSGFFQVNETTFLLKPLEEDEAGWHAVYRAAHLRTKRGACQEAGATLEYDHDPKIAAPMKLYRWKSAQLHKGPRYVELVLVVDNEEFRKYKDLRRVQNRMKEIVNHVDKLYQPLGLRVALIGLEVWSNRDKITVSRNAEVTLENFLRWRETELLKRKQHDNAQLITGVDFHDTTVGLAKKLAMCTRDSGGVNQDHSMDPIGAASTMAHEMGHNLGMSHDEDIVGCHCPVIKDQGGCVMAAKISLTYPRLFSSCSEQDMWQFLKDPRTSCLLNVPRADELYGEPVCGNRFVERGEQCDCGRPEPPWTLLSQNQAIFGCVSQECFDRCCNATTCQLREGAKCAQGDCCQDCKVKAAGTICRASKNDCDLPEHCTGLSSECPEDVFQENGIPCQSGSGYCYNGACPSHAEQCRVLWGAAARVAPDECFKQNSRQDLKLHCLTESGKRPCSPKDVKCGTLLCTSDTTSPVLGSGFFTLSFGQFKCKAALDSNDGNELVANLRLVPTGTKCGEEMVCYAGRCQNLLVYGKKNCSAKCNSHGVCNHKRECHCEPGWAPPYCQHKVLELTPGGSSMVLAAVLSVLALSSILLGGGVVLLRGRGMRYFQKGTSSRTTTGLTNPGFQEGSRLQPPGSQLSHRDISSPNLLSTTAAPRSTRPLVPSRPVPQERPKPPRKPLPALKRKEPCGVVAGAPSPSPPVPPTKPLTLSSQPCSSLVLPQLDIPPKVALKPTAARR
- the ADAM8 gene encoding disintegrin and metalloproteinase domain-containing protein 8 isoform X3, giving the protein MVPTLVLLRLLGLLLLLGHGVSSGPEEELAHVEQYEMVMPRRVLEPRGKRDLSASPSTYLDHVLYSIQAEGRDYLLHLEKNKELLGQHYTETHYLADGTEITEKPDVQDHCFYQGHVVGYTDSAASISTCGGLSGFFQVNETTFLLKPLEEDEAGWHAVYRAAHLRTKRGACQEAGATLEYDHDPKIAAPMKLYRWKSAQLHKGPRYVELVLVVDNEEFRKYKDLRRVQNRMKEIVNHVDKLYQPLGLRVALIGLEVWSNRDKITVSRNAEVTLENFLRWRETELLKRKQHDNAQLITGVDFHDTTVGLAKKLAMCTRDSGGVNQDHSMDPIGAASTMAHEMGHNLGMSHDEDIVGCHCPVIKDQGGCVMAAKISLTYPRLFSSCSEQDMWQFLKDPRTSCLLNVPRADELYGEPVCGNRFVERGEQCDCGRPEECFDRCCNATTCQLREGAKCAQGDCCQDCKVKAAGTICRASKNDCDLPEHCTGLSSECPEDVFQENGIPCQSGSGYCYNGACPSHAEQCRVLWGAAARVAPDECFKQNSRQDLKLHCLTESGKRPCSPKDVKCGTLLCTSDTTSPVLGSGFFTLSFGQFKCKAALDSNDGNELVANLRLVPTGTKCGEEMVCYAGRCQNLLVYGKKNCSAKCNSHGVCNHKRECHCEPGWAPPYCQHKVLELTPGGSSMVLAAVLSVLALSSILLGGGVVLLRGRGMRYFQKGTSSRTTTGLTNPGFQEGSRLQPPGSQLSHRDISSPNLLSTTAAPRSTRPLVPSRPVPQVPSQQPEGLKSLLSCPQERPKPPRKPLPALKRKEPCGVVAGAPSPSPPVPPTKPLTLSSQPCSSLVLPQLDIPPKVALKPTAARR
- the ADAM8 gene encoding disintegrin and metalloproteinase domain-containing protein 8 isoform X1 gives rise to the protein MVPTLVLLRLLGLLLLLGHGVSSGPEEELAHVEQYEMVMPRRVLEPRGKRDLSASPSTYLDHVLYSIQAEGRDYLLHLEKNKELLGQHYTETHYLADGTEITEKPDVQDHCFYQGHVVGYTDSAASISTCGGLSGFFQVNETTFLLKPLEEDEAGWHAVYRAAHLRTKRGACQEAGATLEYDHDPKIAAPMKLYRWKSAQLHKGPRYVELVLVVDNEEFRKYKDLRRVQNRMKEIVNHVDKLYQPLGLRVALIGLEVWSNRDKITVSRNAEVTLENFLRWRETELLKRKQHDNAQLITGVDFHDTTVGLAKKLAMCTRDSGGVNQDHSMDPIGAASTMAHEMGHNLGMSHDEDIVGCHCPVIKDQGGCVMAAKISLTYPRLFSSCSEQDMWQFLKDPRTSCLLNVPRADELYGEPVCGNRFVERGEQCDCGRPEPPWTLLSQNQAIFGCVSQECFDRCCNATTCQLREGAKCAQGDCCQDCKVKAAGTICRASKNDCDLPEHCTGLSSECPEDVFQENGIPCQSGSGYCYNGACPSHAEQCRVLWGAAARVAPDECFKQNSRQDLKLHCLTESGKRPCSPKDVKCGTLLCTSDTTSPVLGSGFFTLSFGQFKCKAALDSNDGNELVANLRLVPTGTKCGEEMVCYAGRCQNLLVYGKKNCSAKCNSHGVCNHKRECHCEPGWAPPYCQHKVLELTPGGSSMVLAAVLSVLALSSILLGGGVVLLRGRGMRYFQKGTSSRTTTGLTNPGFQEGSRLQPPGSQLSHRDISSPNLLSTTAAPRSTRPLVPSRPVPQVPSQQPEGLKSLLSCPQERPKPPRKPLPALKRKEPCGVVAGAPSPSPPVPPTKPLTLSSQPCSSLVLPQLDIPPKVALKPTAARR